In Chitinibacter sp. SCUT-21, a single genomic region encodes these proteins:
- a CDS encoding rod shape-determining protein codes for MFGLLSGYFANDIAIDLGTANTLIYMQGKGIVLDEPSVVAIQQEGGPSGKKTILAVGAEAKKMLGRTPGNINAVRPMKDGVIADFTITEQMLKQFIKKVNPSRMFSSPPRIVICVPCGSTQVERRAIRESALGAGARKVELIEEPMAAAIGAGLPVEEATGSMVVDIGGGTTEVGVISLGGIVYASSVRVGGDKFDEAIINYIRRNYGMLIGETTAEEIKKRIGSAFPGAEVREMEVKGRNLAEGIPRSFTISSNEILEALTDPLNQIVSAVKQALEQTPPELGADIAEKGMVLTGGGALLRDLDRLLMEETGLPVIVGEDPLTCVVRGSGKALEKLDKGSIGIFTND; via the coding sequence ATGTTTGGACTTCTTTCCGGCTATTTTGCCAACGATATCGCCATCGATTTGGGCACCGCTAACACTTTGATCTATATGCAAGGCAAGGGCATCGTTTTGGACGAACCTTCGGTGGTTGCGATTCAACAAGAAGGCGGCCCTTCCGGTAAGAAGACCATTTTGGCCGTAGGCGCTGAAGCGAAAAAAATGCTGGGCCGTACACCGGGCAATATTAACGCGGTGCGTCCGATGAAAGACGGCGTGATTGCCGACTTCACGATTACCGAGCAAATGCTCAAGCAGTTTATTAAGAAAGTAAATCCAAGCCGCATGTTCTCTTCGCCTCCGCGCATCGTGATTTGCGTTCCTTGTGGTTCGACCCAAGTAGAGCGCCGTGCGATTCGTGAATCGGCCTTGGGCGCTGGCGCGCGTAAAGTGGAATTGATCGAAGAGCCAATGGCTGCGGCGATCGGTGCTGGCTTGCCAGTGGAAGAAGCAACTGGCTCGATGGTGGTGGATATCGGTGGTGGCACGACCGAAGTCGGCGTAATTTCTCTGGGCGGTATTGTTTACGCATCGAGCGTACGCGTTGGTGGTGACAAATTCGACGAAGCGATCATCAACTACATCCGTCGTAACTACGGCATGTTGATCGGTGAAACTACCGCAGAAGAAATCAAAAAACGCATCGGCTCGGCCTTCCCTGGCGCTGAAGTGCGCGAGATGGAAGTGAAAGGTCGTAACCTTGCAGAAGGTATTCCACGTTCATTCACGATTTCTAGCAACGAAATCTTGGAAGCCTTGACTGACCCACTCAACCAAATCGTTTCAGCGGTTAAACAAGCGCTGGAACAAACGCCACCAGAACTCGGCGCCGACATTGCCGAAAAAGGCATGGTACTGACTGGCGGTGGCGCATTGCTGCGCGACTTGGATCGTTTGTTGATGGAAGAAACCGGCCTGCCAGTGATTGTGGGCGAAGATCCGCTGACTTGCGTAGTACGTGGCTCAGGCAAAGCACTAGAGAAGCTCGACAAGGGCAGCATCGGCATCTTCACTAACGACTAA
- the mreC gene encoding rod shape-determining protein MreC has protein sequence MQATQPTFFKQGPKPLTRVLIFSTLSIALIIGDAYYHLLGRAREQISIALYPLQWLATAPTTAVIEASNFLQKQSDLIAENRELNDARLIAQGQEMRLKALERENARLRSLAAAGETTTRQSKLTQILYNGRDPFGAKLIVDLGEHAGVTEGQIALDASGVVGQVIRVQPMTSEVRLISDRDHMVPVMVERNQLRTVVYGSGRQNPLEVRNMAPNVDIQAGDVLLTSGIDGIYPAGLPVAKVIKVERSAGSAFARIQCVPVAAIDQHRFLLLLNAPPPLPAYPEPSPVPKAKGH, from the coding sequence ATGCAAGCAACCCAACCTACGTTCTTTAAGCAAGGACCAAAACCGCTGACGCGGGTGTTGATTTTTTCAACGCTCTCGATCGCGCTGATTATTGGTGATGCTTATTATCATTTGCTCGGCCGTGCTCGCGAGCAGATTTCGATCGCGCTGTATCCATTACAGTGGCTTGCCACTGCGCCGACCACGGCGGTGATTGAGGCGAGTAATTTCCTGCAAAAGCAGAGTGATCTGATCGCTGAAAATCGGGAATTGAACGATGCTCGCTTGATTGCTCAGGGGCAGGAAATGCGCCTGAAAGCACTAGAACGAGAAAATGCGCGTCTGCGCTCGCTCGCAGCGGCCGGCGAAACCACAACTCGACAAAGTAAGCTGACGCAAATTTTGTACAATGGCCGTGACCCGTTTGGCGCCAAGCTGATCGTCGATCTAGGTGAACACGCAGGCGTAACCGAAGGGCAAATTGCCTTGGATGCCAGTGGCGTTGTGGGGCAAGTGATCCGCGTACAGCCAATGACGAGTGAAGTGCGTTTGATTTCCGATCGCGATCATATGGTGCCGGTGATGGTCGAGCGCAATCAATTGCGCACGGTCGTCTATGGTAGCGGCCGCCAAAATCCGCTAGAAGTGCGCAATATGGCACCGAACGTTGATATTCAAGCTGGCGATGTGCTGCTCACCTCGGGCATTGATGGCATTTATCCTGCAGGCCTGCCAGTGGCCAAAGTCATTAAAGTTGAACGCTCAGCGGGCTCGGCTTTTGCAAGGATTCAGTGCGTGCCCGTGGCCGCCATTGATCAGCACCGCTTCTTATTGCTGCTCAATGCTCCACCGCCACTACCAGCCTATCCAGAACCATCACCAGTGCCGAAAGCCAAGGGACACTAA
- the mreD gene encoding rod shape-determining protein MreD yields the protein MPISRQMLRPVGGGFIFFSFIIALLINLLPWQITSINFAPDFVALLIIYWTLNQPRLFGIAWAFLLGILMDVADGNVLGQHALAYSIIAFLTLSRQRQMAVFPFWQQALIALALLMLSQTIMLVIRLSMGASMVGWGYFAGNLFAAFMWPPLSNLMIMYQRKDVPDSL from the coding sequence ATGCCGATTAGTCGCCAAATGCTACGCCCTGTTGGGGGCGGATTTATTTTCTTCTCCTTTATCATTGCACTTTTAATCAATTTATTGCCGTGGCAAATTACGTCGATTAATTTTGCGCCTGATTTTGTCGCGTTATTGATTATTTACTGGACGCTAAATCAACCCCGACTGTTTGGGATTGCCTGGGCCTTTTTGCTAGGCATTTTGATGGATGTCGCCGATGGCAATGTCCTCGGTCAGCATGCCTTGGCCTATTCGATCATCGCTTTTCTGACTTTGTCGCGCCAGCGCCAGATGGCAGTGTTTCCATTTTGGCAGCAAGCCCTCATCGCATTGGCTTTATTGATGCTCTCGCAAACCATCATGCTGGTTATTCGCTTGAGCATGGGCGCGAGCATGGTGGGTTGGGGTTATTTTGCTGGCAACTTGTTCGCCGCGTTTATGTGGCCTCCACTCTCAAACCTGATGATTATGTATCAACGCAAGGATGTACCAGACTCGCTATGA